A window of the Euwallacea similis isolate ESF13 chromosome 20, ESF131.1, whole genome shotgun sequence genome harbors these coding sequences:
- the Abl gene encoding tyrosine-protein kinase Abl isoform X2 codes for MGAQNTKERTLPTGIHSTRTTRNRPRTVKDGRQTVANIFTEHSEALLQSRPLPHIPSLPESDPPSSGSGGTSGGGAQSGGTNGGAAAGPSTPLSLETANRWTSKENLLAQEEDDPQLFVALYDFQAGGENQLSLKKGEHVRILSYNKSGEWCEAHSSSNLVGWVPSNYVTPVNSLEKHSWYHGPISRNAAEYLLSSGINGSFLVRESESSPGQRSISLRYEGRVYHYRINEDPEGKVYVTAESKFNTLAELVHHHSMLSDGLITQLLYPAPKHNKPTVFPLSPEPDEWEINRTDIVMKHKLGGGQYGDVYEAIWKRYNMTVAVKTLKEDTMALKDFLEEAAIMKEMKHPNLVQLMGVCTREPPFYIITEFMSKGNLLDYLRNGSKEQIDAVVLMYIATQIASGMSYLESRSFIHRDLAARNCLVGENHLVKVADFGLARLMRDDTYTAHAGAKFPIKWTAPEGLAYNKFSTKSDVWAFGILLWEIATYGMSPYPGVDLTDVYHMLEKGYRMEIPPGCPPKIYELMRQCWQWHANDRPTFKEIHHALENMFQESSITEEVEKQLQGNDFPVPIGTPHMSYKKSHSGSTGNLHGLVGLADQNITDNLNSISTKLTTFTGGSKSSLVQMRRTTNKKGKTAPAPPKRTSLLSSCSSFRDSTFDDQGQGEHANEDGSELNGLTREMQNLTASTRGDSESDFQDQTPDTDDSGAHSYPEISAVGSLGGSGLGSFKRVPIMGNRGLEQRGKKTKTKDSPAVQVAALEVQNVRKAISRYGTLPKGARIGAYLESLRQSGISANDESATGQAVAGIAVQGESESTPRSLSPRTNIRAQPQMIRSNSSSGVTAFHATHPPSSPTSSKLSRNRNLTRNNTDSLRSSLRTFKAPQSSFRGGSPSRSLPPPTLADLEFPPPPTDLPPPPEEFDSIDTVDCTASLMTSSTELKKKIVPMSPMLPSKKSVLEGLEGGGGDVSTLQPSVEEASSRFGVSLKRRELSSDSCSSVKEVVNKEENKSKEEKSPQRTSLSLTSPSHDGKSPMSVDSDVPAVGSPLEPLPPPPVFPEADEESLETCLLDDAAASDDNKTASKVFKNRLVMKEMELKLVAEIKERADQKQGRNLKESPIDPILAVSGISHDPVSQLVTELSQSLNIEKEPFRKNSLGATNLKRSQESCEKETNGVTFVSQLKKTDQVKKVLTKEKSDLGDSSLIIDFKSRLRKVDEKNTKKEGKSLIMALKQHFNLRFVGDKLEDNETISELTGKRESTASNESANLKIEEADDKRKSTGSISSLKKLWEAKDSDYGTVQLSPKLSIKSTKSEEILEHSPIDNSDDSSKMDRSVSSEKSSTKSEKKSWPPCGSEEKPVIPIKPPVKAVKPIVNRPAGPAIYATPIAPKPPISVKPVSTDCSNNSINANNKTPEEESQKLGASPASVDKTGKESILEISQALESTLNTIRSTPAVPTATWLQLSDKIGLLHGSCMDYADNAVPAHTKFHFRELLTRLEHQGRQMRSASTRNQTENTRCINEVNNTIKDVVNVVFR; via the exons ATGGGAGCGCAAAATACCAAAGAAAGGACATTACCTACGGGAATCCATTCGACTAGAACGACGAGAAATAGACCAAGAACGGTGAAAGATGGACGGCAAACTGTCGCCAATATTTTTACAGAACATAGCG AAGCTCTCCTGCAAAGTAGACCCCTGCCGCATATTCCCAGTCTTCCAGAGTCGGACCCTCCTTCGAGCGGATCGGGAGGCACCTCCGGGGGAGGTGCCCAGTCAGGAGGTACCAACGGAGGAGCGGCGGCCGGTCCCTCCACACCCCTCTCCTTGGAGACAGCAAATCGGTGGACATCTAAAGAGAACCTGCTGGCGCAGGAGGAGGACGATCCGCAGTTGTTTGTGGCCCTCTATGATTTTCAAGCCGGGGGAGAGAATCAGCTCAGCTTGAAGAAAG GTGAACACGTCCGAATATTGAGCTACAACAAAAGTGGCGAATGGTGCGAAGCTCATTCCTCCTCCAATCTGGTCGGCTGGGTACCCTCCAATTACGTAACCCCTGTAAATTCCCTAGAAAAGCACTCGTGGTACCACGGACCTATATCTCGGAACGCAGCGGAATACCTCCTCAGTTCCGGCATTAATGGCAGTTTCCTGGTCAGGGAGTCGGAGAGCAGCCCTGGACAACGAAGCATTTCGCTGCGGTATGAGGGGAGAGTATACCATTACAG AATTAACGAAGACCCCGAGGGCAAAGTCTACGTCACTGCCGAAAGCAAATTCAACACTTTGGCCGAACTCGTTCACCACCATTCGATGCTTTCGGACGGACTAATAACTCAATTGCTCTATCCCGCTCCGAAACACAACAAACCCACGGTGTTCCCGTTGAGTCCCGAGCCGGACGAATGGGAGATTAATCGGACCGATATCGTAATGAAACATAAATTGGGCGGCGGCCAATACGGAGACGTATACGAGGCCATATGGAAAAG ATACAATATGACGGTGGCCGTAAAAACCCTAAAAGAAGATACCATGGCACTGAAAGATTTCCTGGAAGAAGCGGCCATAATGAAAGAGATGAAACATcccaatttagtgcaattgaTGGGCGTTTGCACTCGAGAGCCGCCTTTTTACATCATTACAGAATTTATGAGCAAAG GTAATTTGCTTGATTATCTAAGGAACGGTAGCAAAGAACAAATCGACGCTGTAGTACTAATGTACATAGCAACGCAAATCGCAAGCGGGATGAGCTACTTGGAGAGCCGCAGTTTTATTCACCGAGACTTGGCCGCGAGGAACTGTTTGGTGGGAGAGAATCATCTGGTTAAAGTGGCCGATTTCGGTCTAGCAAGGCTAATGAGGGACGACACATACACTGCCCATGCAG GAGCAAAATTCCCGATTAAATGGACCGCGCCAGAAGGACTGGCTTACAATAAATTCTCCACGAAGTCCGATGTTTGGGCCTTCGGCATTTTGCTGTGGGAAATTGCCACGTACGGGATGTCTCCCTATCCAGGGGTGGATTTGACTGACGTCTATCACATGCTAGAGAAGg GCTATAGGATGGAGATTCCCCCGGGTTGCCCCCCGAAAATCTACGAGTTGATGCGGCAGTGTTGGCAGTGGCACGCCAATGATAGACCGACGTTTAAAGAGATCCATCACGCccttgaaaatatgtttcaaGAGTCGAGTATTACAGAAG AGGTAGAGAAACAATTACAGGGTAACGATTTTCCCGTGCCGATTGGCACACCTCACATGTCTTACAAGAAATCGCATTCGGGCAGTACAGGGAACTTGCACGGGTTAGTCGGTTTGGCGGATCAGAATATTACAG acaACTTGAATAGTATTTCCACGAAATTAACCACATTTACGGGGGGCTCGAAAAGCAGTCTGGTGCAAATGAGGAGAACTACCAACAAAAAGGGCAAAACCGCCCCAGCGCCCCCTAAACGAACCAG CCTCCTGTCTTCTTGCAGTTCGTTCCGCGACAGTACGTTCGACGACCAGGGTCAGGGAGAGCACGCCAACGAGGATGGATCCGAGCTAAATG GGTTGACAAgggaaatgcaaaatttaaccGCCAGTACTAGGGGCGATAGTGAGAGCGATTTCCAAGACCAAACCCCCGACACCGACGATTCCGGGGCGCATTCCTACCCCGAAATATCGGCTGTGGGCAGTTTAGGGGGCAGCGGCCTCGGTTCCTTTAAAAGAGTCCCTATAATGGGTAACCGCGGACTAGAGCAAAGGGGGAAGAAGACTAAAACCAAAGATTCACCCGCA gtacagGTGGCTGCATTGGAAGTACAAAATGTGCGAAAAGCTATTAGTAGGTATGGGACCTTGCCGAAAGGGGCGCGAATTGGGGCGTATTTGGAATCACTTCGACAGAGCGGAATTTCTGCAAATGATGAATCAGCGACTGGTCAAGCTGTGGCTGGTATTGCGGTCCAAGGCGAGTCTGAGTCTACTCCAAG GTCATTATCCCCCAGAACGAACATCAGGGCTCAGCCTCAAATGATACGCAGCAACTCATCCAGTGGTGTTACTGCATTTCACGCGACCCATCCGCCAAGCTCGCCCACCTCTTCGAAATTATCTAGAAATAGGAACTTGACCAG GAATAATACGGACAGCCTCAGATCCAGTCTCCGCACTTTTAAAGCTCCGCAAAGCTCCTTTCGCGGGGGCAGTCCGTCCCGTTCCCTTCCCCCTCCAACTTTAGCCGATCTGGAGTTTCCCCCGCCGCCCACGGACTTGCCACCGCCTCCGGAAGAGTTTGACAGCATCGACACAGTGGACTGCACAGCGTCACTAATGACATCGTCCACCgaattgaagaagaaaatagtTCCCATGTCTCCGATGTTGCCGAGCAAGAAGAGCGTCTTGGAAGGTTTGGAGGGCGGCGGGGGGGATGTTAGTACATTGCAGCCGTCGGTAGAAGAAGCTAGTTCGAG ATTCGGTGTTAGCTTGAAACGACGCGAGCTTTCTTCGGATAGTTGTAGTAGCGTAAAAGAAGTCGTAAACAAGgaagaaaataaatcgaaaGAAGAGAAAAGTCCGCAACGAACAAGTTTGAGTCTCACTAGTCCTAGTCATGACGGCAAGAGCCCTATGAGCGTTGATTCCGATGTTCCTGCCGTGGGTTCTCCTCTGGAGCCTTTGCCCCCTCCTCCAGTTTTCCCTGAAGCTG acgaAGAGTCATTGGAAACGTGCCTGCTTGATGATGCCGCAGCGAGCGATGACAATAAAACGGCATCTAAAGTGTTCAAAAATAGATTAGTAATGAAGGAAATGGAGCTGAAACTAGTCGCAGAAATAAAGGAAAGGGCGGATCAAAAGCAGGGTAGAAACTTGAAAGAATCTCCGATTGACCCAATTTTGGCTGTGAGTGGCATTAGCCACGATCCTGTGTCTCAATTAG TAACTGAATTATCCCAGTcgttaaatatagaaaaagaaCCTTTTCGGAAGAATTCCCTAGGGGCAACGAATTTGAAAAGGTCCCAGGAAAGTTGCGAGAAAGAAACGAACGGTGTGACTTTTGTTTcgcaacttaaaaaaactgatcaagttaagaaagttttaaccaaagaaaaaagtgacTTGGGTGATTCCTCGTTGATAATCGACTTCAAATCTAGGCTTAGGAAAGTAGatgagaaaaatacaaaaaaagaagGCAAGTCTCTCATTATGGCACTAAAGCAGCATTTTAATCTGAGATTTGTAGGTGATAAATTAGAAGACAACGAGACGATTTCGGAATTGACCGGGAAACGAGAGAGTACGGCCAGCAACGAGAGCGCGAATTTGAAGATTGAAGAGGCAGATGATAAGCGGAAGAGCACAGGCAGCATCAGTAGTTTAAAGAAATTGTGGGAGGCCAAAGACTCGGATTACGGGACTGTGCAATTGAGCCCAAAATTGTCGATTAAGAGTACGAAAAGTGAAGAAATTCTTGAGCATTCACCCATTGATAATTCGGACGATTCCTCGAAAATGGACCGAAGTGTCAGTTCTG aaaaatcctCCACAAAATCAGAGAAAAAATCTTGGCCTCCTTGCGGTAGTGAGGAAAAGCCAGTGATACCGATTAAACCTCCCGTGAAAGCAGTCAAACCTATAGTGAACCGGCCGGCCGGGCCCGCCATCTACGCAACTCCTATCGCTCCAAAACCTCCAATATCAGTCAAACCCGTCAGCACTGATTGTAGTAATAATAGTATTAACGCAAACAATAAAACTCCTGAAGAGGAAAGCCAAAAATTGGGGGCATCCCCTGCTTCTGTTGATAAGACTGGAAAAGAGAGTATTCTCGAGATTTCTCAGGCCCTCGAGAGTACGTTAAACACGATAAG AAGCACTCCAGCTGTGCCAACCGCCACCTGGTTGCAACTTTCCGATAAAATAGGCCTTCTGCATGGCTCGTGCATGGATTACGCGGACAACGCAGTGCCGGCACAcacaaaattccattttagAGAGCTTTTAACCAG GTTGGAGCATCAAGGCAGACAAATGCGATCTGCGAGCACGAGAAATCAAACTGAAAACACTAGATGTATCAATGAGGTGAATAATACTATTAAAGATGTAGTGAATGTTGTGTTTCGATAG
- the Abl gene encoding tyrosine-protein kinase Abl isoform X3 has translation MGAQNTKERTLPTGIHSTRTTRNRPRTVKDGRQTVANIFTEHSDPVGLVKKLLIKNEALLQSRPLPHIPSLPESDPPSSGSGGTSGGGAQSGGTNGGAAAGPSTPLSLETANRWTSKENLLAQEEDDPQLFVALYDFQAGGENQLSLKKGEHVRILSYNKSGEWCEAHSSSNLVGWVPSNYVTPVNSLEKHSWYHGPISRNAAEYLLSSGINGSFLVRESESSPGQRSISLRYEGRVYHYRINEDPEGKVYVTAESKFNTLAELVHHHSMLSDGLITQLLYPAPKHNKPTVFPLSPEPDEWEINRTDIVMKHKLGGGQYGDVYEAIWKRYNMTVAVKTLKEDTMALKDFLEEAAIMKEMKHPNLVQLMGVCTREPPFYIITEFMSKGNLLDYLRNGSKEQIDAVVLMYIATQIASGMSYLESRSFIHRDLAARNCLVGENHLVKVADFGLARLMRDDTYTAHAGAKFPIKWTAPEGLAYNKFSTKSDVWAFGILLWEIATYGMSPYPGVDLTDVYHMLEKGYRMEIPPGCPPKIYELMRQCWQWHANDRPTFKEIHHALENMFQESSITEEVEKQLQGNDFPVPIGTPHMSYKKSHSGSTGNLHGLVGLADQNITDNLNSISTKLTTFTGGSKSSLVQMRRTTNKKGKTAPAPPKRTSSFRDSTFDDQGQGEHANEDGSELNGILKKRFKGLTREMQNLTASTRGDSESDFQDQTPDTDDSGAHSYPEISAVGSLGGSGLGSFKRVPIMGNRGLEQRGKKTKTKDSPAVQVAALEVQNVRKAISRYGTLPKGARIGAYLESLRQSGISANDESATGQAVAGIAVQGESESTPRSLSPRTNIRAQPQMIRSNSSSGVTAFHATHPPSSPTSSKLSRNRNLTRNNTDSLRSSLRTFKAPQSSFRGGSPSRSLPPPTLADLEFPPPPTDLPPPPEEFDSIDTVDCTASLMTSSTELKKKIVPMSPMLPSKKSVLEGLEGGGGDVSTLQPSVEEASSRFGVSLKRRELSSDSCSSVKEVVNKEENKSKEEKSPQRTSLSLTSPSHDGKSPMSVDSDVPAVGSPLEPLPPPPVFPEADEESLETCLLDDAAASDDNKTASKVFKNRLVMKEMELKLVAEIKERADQKQGRNLKESPIDPILAVSGISHDPVSQLVTELSQSLNIEKEPFRKNSLGATNLKRSQESCEKETNGVTFVSQLKKTDQVKKVLTKEKSDLGDSSLIIDFKSRLRKVDEKNTKKEGDKLEDNETISELTGKRESTASNESANLKIEEADDKRKSTGSISSLKKLWEAKDSDYGTVQLSPKLSIKSTKSEEILEHSPIDNSDDSSKMDRSVSSEKSSTKSEKKSWPPCGSEEKPVIPIKPPVKAVKPIVNRPAGPAIYATPIAPKPPISVKPVSTDCSNNSINANNKTPEEESQKLGASPASVDKTGKESILEISQALESTLNTIRSTPAVPTATWLQLSDKIGLLHGSCMDYADNAVPAHTKFHFRELLTRLEHQGRQMRSASTRNQTENTRCINEVNNTIKDVVNVVFR, from the exons ATGGGAGCGCAAAATACCAAAGAAAGGACATTACCTACGGGAATCCATTCGACTAGAACGACGAGAAATAGACCAAGAACGGTGAAAGATGGACGGCAAACTGTCGCCAATATTTTTACAGAACATAGCG ATCCAGTAGGTCTAGTGAAAAAActtcttattaaaaatg AAGCTCTCCTGCAAAGTAGACCCCTGCCGCATATTCCCAGTCTTCCAGAGTCGGACCCTCCTTCGAGCGGATCGGGAGGCACCTCCGGGGGAGGTGCCCAGTCAGGAGGTACCAACGGAGGAGCGGCGGCCGGTCCCTCCACACCCCTCTCCTTGGAGACAGCAAATCGGTGGACATCTAAAGAGAACCTGCTGGCGCAGGAGGAGGACGATCCGCAGTTGTTTGTGGCCCTCTATGATTTTCAAGCCGGGGGAGAGAATCAGCTCAGCTTGAAGAAAG GTGAACACGTCCGAATATTGAGCTACAACAAAAGTGGCGAATGGTGCGAAGCTCATTCCTCCTCCAATCTGGTCGGCTGGGTACCCTCCAATTACGTAACCCCTGTAAATTCCCTAGAAAAGCACTCGTGGTACCACGGACCTATATCTCGGAACGCAGCGGAATACCTCCTCAGTTCCGGCATTAATGGCAGTTTCCTGGTCAGGGAGTCGGAGAGCAGCCCTGGACAACGAAGCATTTCGCTGCGGTATGAGGGGAGAGTATACCATTACAG AATTAACGAAGACCCCGAGGGCAAAGTCTACGTCACTGCCGAAAGCAAATTCAACACTTTGGCCGAACTCGTTCACCACCATTCGATGCTTTCGGACGGACTAATAACTCAATTGCTCTATCCCGCTCCGAAACACAACAAACCCACGGTGTTCCCGTTGAGTCCCGAGCCGGACGAATGGGAGATTAATCGGACCGATATCGTAATGAAACATAAATTGGGCGGCGGCCAATACGGAGACGTATACGAGGCCATATGGAAAAG ATACAATATGACGGTGGCCGTAAAAACCCTAAAAGAAGATACCATGGCACTGAAAGATTTCCTGGAAGAAGCGGCCATAATGAAAGAGATGAAACATcccaatttagtgcaattgaTGGGCGTTTGCACTCGAGAGCCGCCTTTTTACATCATTACAGAATTTATGAGCAAAG GTAATTTGCTTGATTATCTAAGGAACGGTAGCAAAGAACAAATCGACGCTGTAGTACTAATGTACATAGCAACGCAAATCGCAAGCGGGATGAGCTACTTGGAGAGCCGCAGTTTTATTCACCGAGACTTGGCCGCGAGGAACTGTTTGGTGGGAGAGAATCATCTGGTTAAAGTGGCCGATTTCGGTCTAGCAAGGCTAATGAGGGACGACACATACACTGCCCATGCAG GAGCAAAATTCCCGATTAAATGGACCGCGCCAGAAGGACTGGCTTACAATAAATTCTCCACGAAGTCCGATGTTTGGGCCTTCGGCATTTTGCTGTGGGAAATTGCCACGTACGGGATGTCTCCCTATCCAGGGGTGGATTTGACTGACGTCTATCACATGCTAGAGAAGg GCTATAGGATGGAGATTCCCCCGGGTTGCCCCCCGAAAATCTACGAGTTGATGCGGCAGTGTTGGCAGTGGCACGCCAATGATAGACCGACGTTTAAAGAGATCCATCACGCccttgaaaatatgtttcaaGAGTCGAGTATTACAGAAG AGGTAGAGAAACAATTACAGGGTAACGATTTTCCCGTGCCGATTGGCACACCTCACATGTCTTACAAGAAATCGCATTCGGGCAGTACAGGGAACTTGCACGGGTTAGTCGGTTTGGCGGATCAGAATATTACAG acaACTTGAATAGTATTTCCACGAAATTAACCACATTTACGGGGGGCTCGAAAAGCAGTCTGGTGCAAATGAGGAGAACTACCAACAAAAAGGGCAAAACCGCCCCAGCGCCCCCTAAACGAACCAG TTCGTTCCGCGACAGTACGTTCGACGACCAGGGTCAGGGAGAGCACGCCAACGAGGATGGATCCGAGCTAAATGGTATATTAAAAAAGCGATTCAAAG GGTTGACAAgggaaatgcaaaatttaaccGCCAGTACTAGGGGCGATAGTGAGAGCGATTTCCAAGACCAAACCCCCGACACCGACGATTCCGGGGCGCATTCCTACCCCGAAATATCGGCTGTGGGCAGTTTAGGGGGCAGCGGCCTCGGTTCCTTTAAAAGAGTCCCTATAATGGGTAACCGCGGACTAGAGCAAAGGGGGAAGAAGACTAAAACCAAAGATTCACCCGCA gtacagGTGGCTGCATTGGAAGTACAAAATGTGCGAAAAGCTATTAGTAGGTATGGGACCTTGCCGAAAGGGGCGCGAATTGGGGCGTATTTGGAATCACTTCGACAGAGCGGAATTTCTGCAAATGATGAATCAGCGACTGGTCAAGCTGTGGCTGGTATTGCGGTCCAAGGCGAGTCTGAGTCTACTCCAAG GTCATTATCCCCCAGAACGAACATCAGGGCTCAGCCTCAAATGATACGCAGCAACTCATCCAGTGGTGTTACTGCATTTCACGCGACCCATCCGCCAAGCTCGCCCACCTCTTCGAAATTATCTAGAAATAGGAACTTGACCAG GAATAATACGGACAGCCTCAGATCCAGTCTCCGCACTTTTAAAGCTCCGCAAAGCTCCTTTCGCGGGGGCAGTCCGTCCCGTTCCCTTCCCCCTCCAACTTTAGCCGATCTGGAGTTTCCCCCGCCGCCCACGGACTTGCCACCGCCTCCGGAAGAGTTTGACAGCATCGACACAGTGGACTGCACAGCGTCACTAATGACATCGTCCACCgaattgaagaagaaaatagtTCCCATGTCTCCGATGTTGCCGAGCAAGAAGAGCGTCTTGGAAGGTTTGGAGGGCGGCGGGGGGGATGTTAGTACATTGCAGCCGTCGGTAGAAGAAGCTAGTTCGAG ATTCGGTGTTAGCTTGAAACGACGCGAGCTTTCTTCGGATAGTTGTAGTAGCGTAAAAGAAGTCGTAAACAAGgaagaaaataaatcgaaaGAAGAGAAAAGTCCGCAACGAACAAGTTTGAGTCTCACTAGTCCTAGTCATGACGGCAAGAGCCCTATGAGCGTTGATTCCGATGTTCCTGCCGTGGGTTCTCCTCTGGAGCCTTTGCCCCCTCCTCCAGTTTTCCCTGAAGCTG acgaAGAGTCATTGGAAACGTGCCTGCTTGATGATGCCGCAGCGAGCGATGACAATAAAACGGCATCTAAAGTGTTCAAAAATAGATTAGTAATGAAGGAAATGGAGCTGAAACTAGTCGCAGAAATAAAGGAAAGGGCGGATCAAAAGCAGGGTAGAAACTTGAAAGAATCTCCGATTGACCCAATTTTGGCTGTGAGTGGCATTAGCCACGATCCTGTGTCTCAATTAG TAACTGAATTATCCCAGTcgttaaatatagaaaaagaaCCTTTTCGGAAGAATTCCCTAGGGGCAACGAATTTGAAAAGGTCCCAGGAAAGTTGCGAGAAAGAAACGAACGGTGTGACTTTTGTTTcgcaacttaaaaaaactgatcaagttaagaaagttttaaccaaagaaaaaagtgacTTGGGTGATTCCTCGTTGATAATCGACTTCAAATCTAGGCTTAGGAAAGTAGatgagaaaaatacaaaaaaagaag GTGATAAATTAGAAGACAACGAGACGATTTCGGAATTGACCGGGAAACGAGAGAGTACGGCCAGCAACGAGAGCGCGAATTTGAAGATTGAAGAGGCAGATGATAAGCGGAAGAGCACAGGCAGCATCAGTAGTTTAAAGAAATTGTGGGAGGCCAAAGACTCGGATTACGGGACTGTGCAATTGAGCCCAAAATTGTCGATTAAGAGTACGAAAAGTGAAGAAATTCTTGAGCATTCACCCATTGATAATTCGGACGATTCCTCGAAAATGGACCGAAGTGTCAGTTCTG aaaaatcctCCACAAAATCAGAGAAAAAATCTTGGCCTCCTTGCGGTAGTGAGGAAAAGCCAGTGATACCGATTAAACCTCCCGTGAAAGCAGTCAAACCTATAGTGAACCGGCCGGCCGGGCCCGCCATCTACGCAACTCCTATCGCTCCAAAACCTCCAATATCAGTCAAACCCGTCAGCACTGATTGTAGTAATAATAGTATTAACGCAAACAATAAAACTCCTGAAGAGGAAAGCCAAAAATTGGGGGCATCCCCTGCTTCTGTTGATAAGACTGGAAAAGAGAGTATTCTCGAGATTTCTCAGGCCCTCGAGAGTACGTTAAACACGATAAG AAGCACTCCAGCTGTGCCAACCGCCACCTGGTTGCAACTTTCCGATAAAATAGGCCTTCTGCATGGCTCGTGCATGGATTACGCGGACAACGCAGTGCCGGCACAcacaaaattccattttagAGAGCTTTTAACCAG GTTGGAGCATCAAGGCAGACAAATGCGATCTGCGAGCACGAGAAATCAAACTGAAAACACTAGATGTATCAATGAGGTGAATAATACTATTAAAGATGTAGTGAATGTTGTGTTTCGATAG